A genomic segment from Amyelois transitella isolate CPQ chromosome 15, ilAmyTran1.1, whole genome shotgun sequence encodes:
- the LOC106138058 gene encoding tyrosine-protein phosphatase non-receptor type 23: MYRLAIISFVIAIATCQNQEGARRVPKYAGDPKTAAIVQEARYLNGNGAFGAAYQQEDGIDFKEETDADGNRRGSYSYIDPTGQRKTVNYIAGKNGFQAIGDHIPTAPQPVAPTPGYTPDPRYNSPDYKANQYTAPQQYTAPAPVRNYGGKPNEDDGQYHPELYEQENYVAPQQQYQPQPQYQPQPQPQYQPQPQPQPQYQPNNIYPGVQQAQYSGVQSQQYTAPQPVARQQYYDATTPPPSRFFPPGKFSLNRAPDGYTYSFHKV, from the coding sequence ATGTACAGGCTCGCTATTATTTCCTTTGTGATCGCGATCGCGACGTGCCAAAACCAGGAGGGCGCCAGACGTGTCCCTAAATATGCCGGAGACCCAAAAACGGCCGCCATCGTTCAGGAAGCACGCTACCTCAACGGAAATGGAGCTTTCGGAGCCGCCTACCAACAGGAGGACGGCATCGACTTCAAAGAAGAAACCGACGCTGACGGTAACCGGAGGGGGAGCTACTCCTACATCGACCCCACTGGACAAAGAAAAACAGTGAACTATATCGCCGGAAAGAACGGATTCCAAGCCATCGGTGATCACATTCCTACCGCTCCCCAACCCGTCGCGCCCACTCCTGGTTACACGCCCGACCCGCGATACAACTCTCCGGATTACAAAGCGAACCAGTACACTGCACCTCAACAATATACGGCACCTGCTCCCGTTCGCAATTATGGAGGAAAACCTAATGAAGATGATGGACAGTACCACCCGGAGTTATACGAGCAGGAGAACTACGTCGCGCCTCAGCAGCAATACCAACCGCAACCACAGTATCAGCCCCAACCCCAGCCTCAGTACCAGCCTCAGCCACAGCCCCAGCCTCAGTACCAACCCAACAACATCTACCCTGGAGTGCAACAAGCACAATACAGTGGAGTTCAATCTCAACAATACACCGCGCCGCAACCAGTGGCCCGCCAACAGTACTACGACGCCACAACGCCCCCTCCGTCCCGTTTCTTCCCTCCAGGCAAATTTAGCCTGAACAGAGCGCCTGACGGTTACACCTACTCTTTCCACAAAGTTTAA